Proteins encoded in a region of the Deinococcus hopiensis KR-140 genome:
- a CDS encoding family 43 glycosylhydrolase, with translation MGCQQAPPTVNLSGASTEAQNVREGRPGTYRNKLTINAGPLGTVDTCADPDIVRGQQPGDRQWYLYCTTDPLNAGDRDANGNFNFRLITMAKSTDLVNWTYVGDAFSQRPSWVWPDAGMWAPEVAYLNGKYFLYYTASDTVRGGSAIGVATSDSPTGPWVDSGGPVVEPQRPPVGDPNARRWVFDADVIQDTSGQNWIYYGSYFGGVAVRKLSADGLRSDPATQKEIASANRYEGSNVFQKDGWYYLFASATDCCRGPLTGYSVFVGRSRSPDGPFLDRDGVDLSATYVGGTPMLSMNGNRWVGPGHNAVFTDASGQDWTVYHAIDRFDPYLAQPGGLNKRPALLDPIDWESGWPTVRGGLGASDEVMPAPAAQPGQRSAYRTPKEKVAQPGKLLAAFSDEFNGTTLDGAWTWIRPPAPSAASLEGGVLRFDTQNADLFGDINNASVLTRPVPQGDYLVEVKLSVNLPGSGCCFNFRQAGLVIYGNDDNFVKLTQASIWDTRQIEFAKEQGPVAPGFPRYGNTVLSAAAPDAIWLRIARTTENGEELYTASTSRNGTTWTRGSTWTHQLDANARIGLVSMGGPDFTARFDYVRVYNVKEKFPK, from the coding sequence GTGGGTTGTCAACAAGCGCCGCCCACAGTCAACCTGTCGGGCGCGTCCACCGAGGCGCAAAACGTTCGCGAAGGCCGTCCGGGCACGTACCGCAACAAGTTGACGATTAACGCGGGGCCGCTTGGCACCGTGGACACGTGCGCCGATCCCGACATTGTGCGCGGGCAGCAACCGGGCGACCGCCAGTGGTACCTGTACTGCACGACCGATCCTTTGAACGCGGGCGACCGCGACGCGAACGGCAACTTCAACTTCCGCCTCATTACGATGGCGAAGTCCACAGACCTCGTGAATTGGACGTACGTCGGCGACGCCTTCTCTCAGCGGCCCTCGTGGGTTTGGCCGGACGCGGGCATGTGGGCGCCGGAGGTTGCGTACCTCAACGGAAAGTATTTCCTGTACTACACGGCGAGCGACACGGTTAGGGGCGGCAGCGCCATCGGTGTGGCCACAAGTGATTCCCCCACCGGACCCTGGGTGGACAGCGGCGGCCCGGTGGTCGAGCCGCAGAGGCCTCCCGTAGGGGACCCGAACGCCCGCCGCTGGGTGTTTGACGCGGACGTTATTCAAGACACGTCCGGGCAAAACTGGATCTACTACGGCTCGTACTTCGGCGGCGTCGCTGTACGCAAACTCTCGGCGGACGGCCTGCGCTCCGATCCAGCCACGCAAAAAGAGATCGCCAGCGCCAACCGGTACGAGGGCAGCAACGTCTTCCAAAAAGACGGCTGGTACTACCTGTTTGCGTCAGCCACGGACTGCTGCCGGGGTCCCCTCACGGGCTACAGCGTGTTCGTGGGCCGCTCGCGCAGCCCTGATGGCCCCTTCCTCGACCGTGACGGCGTGGACCTCAGCGCCACCTACGTGGGCGGGACACCCATGTTGAGCATGAACGGGAACCGCTGGGTGGGCCCTGGGCACAACGCGGTCTTCACCGACGCGAGCGGGCAAGACTGGACGGTGTACCACGCCATCGACCGCTTCGATCCGTACCTCGCGCAGCCTGGCGGCCTGAACAAGCGGCCAGCGCTGCTCGATCCGATCGACTGGGAGAGCGGCTGGCCCACCGTGCGCGGCGGCCTCGGGGCGTCCGACGAAGTCATGCCCGCTCCGGCAGCGCAACCCGGTCAGCGCAGCGCCTACCGCACGCCGAAAGAGAAAGTAGCGCAACCTGGCAAGCTGCTCGCCGCGTTCAGCGACGAATTCAACGGTACGACGCTCGATGGCGCCTGGACGTGGATACGTCCGCCCGCGCCGAGCGCGGCCAGCCTCGAGGGCGGCGTTCTGCGCTTCGACACCCAAAATGCCGACCTGTTCGGGGACATCAACAACGCTTCCGTGCTCACCCGCCCGGTTCCACAAGGCGACTACCTCGTCGAAGTCAAGCTCAGCGTTAATCTTCCAGGGTCGGGCTGCTGCTTCAACTTCCGTCAAGCGGGTCTCGTCATATACGGCAACGACGACAATTTCGTGAAGCTCACGCAAGCGAGCATCTGGGACACGCGCCAGATTGAGTTCGCCAAAGAGCAAGGTCCTGTGGCTCCGGGCTTTCCGAGGTACGGCAACACGGTGCTCAGCGCGGCGGCGCCCGATGCGATCTGGCTGCGCATCGCCAGGACGACCGAGAACGGCGAAGAGCTGTACACGGCCTCCACGAGCCGCAACGGCACGACCTGGACGCGCGGCAGCACCTGGACGCACCAACTTGACGCCAACGCCCGCATCGGCCTCGTGTCGATGGGCGGGCCGGACTTCACCGCGCGCTTCGACTACGTTCGCGTGTACAACGTCAAAGAGAAATTCCCGAAGTAA